A window from Methylococcus mesophilus encodes these proteins:
- the aroQ gene encoding type II 3-dehydroquinate dehydratase has protein sequence MAGILVLNGPNLNLLGVREPGIYGSDTLSDIESRLSAQAGAAGIPIDFFQSNAEHALIERIHQAFRDAVDMVIINPGAFTHTSVALRDALLATAIPFIEIHISNVHAREPFRRHSYLSDIAKGVICGLGPVGYELALQAALQMTHRSL, from the coding sequence ATGGCGGGTATCTTGGTGCTGAATGGGCCTAACCTCAATCTGTTGGGGGTGCGTGAGCCCGGTATCTATGGCAGCGATACGCTTTCCGATATCGAATCACGCCTTAGCGCGCAGGCCGGAGCGGCGGGCATACCGATCGATTTTTTCCAGAGCAATGCCGAGCATGCTCTGATCGAACGCATTCACCAGGCGTTCCGCGACGCGGTCGATATGGTCATCATCAACCCGGGGGCATTCACCCATACCAGCGTCGCCTTGCGCGATGCGCTGCTGGCCACCGCCATTCCTTTCATCGAAATACATATTTCCAACGTGCATGCGCGCGAGCCGTTCCGTCGCCATTCCTATCTTTCCGATATTGCCAAAGGGGTCATCTGCGGATTGGGTCCCGTGGGCTACGAACTGGCGCTGCAAGCCGCCCTGCAAATGACACATAGGTCGTTATAG
- the prmA gene encoding 50S ribosomal protein L11 methyltransferase, with protein MWQQLMVTVDEDLAEDVSDALMEAGALSVSFLDAGDQPLFEPPLGTTPVWAQTRVVGLFEEAGDMAAIRSALGRRFGEERLRDWSEETLADQAWERAWLEHFRPMRFGSRLWVCPTGFTIEESDAVVMLLDPGLAFGTGTHPTTALCLEWLDAADLRGASVLDYGCGSGILGIAAALLGAASVRAVDIDPQALAATAENAAKNRVGERIVISLPGDLPDFESDIVLANILVNPLMELADELRSRVRPGGRIVLSGILAEQADAVASAYAEKGFEMEPAVFSEDWVRLAGLRRT; from the coding sequence ATGTGGCAGCAGTTGATGGTGACCGTCGACGAGGATCTGGCCGAGGACGTATCGGACGCGTTGATGGAAGCGGGCGCGCTGTCCGTCAGTTTCCTGGACGCCGGCGATCAGCCTCTGTTTGAGCCTCCGCTCGGGACGACCCCGGTGTGGGCGCAAACCCGGGTGGTGGGCTTGTTCGAGGAGGCCGGCGATATGGCGGCGATCCGCTCGGCGCTCGGCCGGCGGTTCGGCGAGGAAAGGCTTCGGGACTGGAGTGAGGAAACGCTGGCCGACCAGGCCTGGGAGCGGGCTTGGCTCGAACACTTCCGCCCCATGCGTTTCGGCAGCCGGTTGTGGGTCTGCCCGACCGGATTCACGATCGAGGAATCCGATGCGGTTGTGATGCTGCTGGATCCGGGGCTGGCTTTCGGGACCGGAACCCATCCGACCACCGCCTTGTGCCTGGAATGGCTGGACGCGGCGGATTTGCGCGGGGCGTCGGTATTGGACTATGGCTGCGGGTCCGGCATCCTGGGCATCGCTGCGGCACTGCTTGGGGCCGCTTCAGTCCGTGCCGTCGACATCGATCCGCAGGCGCTGGCGGCCACCGCGGAAAACGCCGCAAAGAACCGTGTCGGGGAGCGGATCGTGATTTCTTTGCCCGGAGACCTGCCGGATTTCGAGAGCGATATCGTATTGGCGAACATACTGGTCAATCCGTTGATGGAACTGGCCGATGAGTTGCGGTCGCGGGTTCGCCCCGGCGGCCGGATCGTGCTTTCGGGCATTCTGGCGGAGCAGGCGGACGCCGTGGCCTCCGCTTATGCGGAAAAAGGCTTCGAAATGGAGCCCGCCGTGTTCAGCGAAGACTGGGTCCGGCTCGCCGGGCTAAGACGGACCTGA
- a CDS encoding class I SAM-dependent rRNA methyltransferase yields the protein MSELSVLRLKKNEERRLRAGHLWVFSNEVDGEKTPLKRFAPGEYVVVEDSRQQPLGLAYVNPESLICARLLSRDHRVAIDHAFLLKRLSRALHLREMLFAKPYYRLLYGESDGLPGLVIDRLGEVLVLQASTLGAERLQEPVMEVLEKLLSPRTIVLKNTSSLRQFEKLENYVRVLGAPLEGPIAIEENGARFLVDPVGGQKTGWFFDHRQNRATVAQLAKCQRVLDLFSYTAGWGVQAALGGAESVDCVDSSESALALAAENARLNGVADRMGFIRQDVFEFLKQLRHKRQRYDLIVVDPPALIKRKKDMKAGVEAYHRLNQAAMQVLNPGGVLVSASCSFNLPRPTLHDILRTSSRHLDRHLVILGQGWQGPDHPVHPAIPETEYLKTFFCHLSMPL from the coding sequence ATGTCTGAATTGTCGGTATTGCGGCTGAAGAAGAACGAGGAGCGCCGTCTGCGGGCGGGGCATCTGTGGGTCTTCAGCAATGAGGTGGATGGCGAAAAGACGCCGCTCAAGCGGTTCGCGCCGGGCGAATACGTCGTGGTGGAGGACTCCCGCCAGCAACCCCTGGGGCTAGCCTACGTCAACCCCGAGTCGCTGATCTGTGCGCGGCTATTGAGCCGCGACCACCGTGTGGCGATCGACCATGCCTTCCTGCTGAAGCGCCTGAGCCGGGCGTTGCATCTGCGCGAAATGCTCTTCGCCAAGCCCTATTACCGCTTGCTGTATGGCGAAAGCGACGGCCTGCCCGGTTTGGTGATCGACCGCCTGGGCGAGGTGCTGGTGCTCCAGGCCAGCACGCTCGGCGCGGAGCGGCTCCAGGAGCCGGTGATGGAGGTGCTCGAAAAATTGCTCTCGCCCCGCACCATCGTGCTGAAGAATACCTCCAGCCTGCGCCAGTTCGAGAAGCTCGAGAATTACGTGCGGGTATTGGGCGCGCCGCTCGAAGGTCCGATCGCGATCGAGGAGAACGGCGCCCGCTTCCTGGTCGATCCGGTGGGAGGGCAGAAGACCGGCTGGTTCTTCGACCATCGCCAGAACCGGGCCACCGTGGCGCAGTTGGCCAAGTGCCAGCGTGTGCTCGACCTGTTCTCCTATACCGCCGGCTGGGGCGTGCAGGCGGCCCTGGGCGGGGCGGAATCGGTGGATTGCGTGGACAGTTCCGAGTCGGCCCTGGCGCTAGCCGCCGAGAACGCCAGGCTCAACGGCGTGGCGGATCGGATGGGTTTCATCCGGCAGGATGTTTTCGAGTTTCTCAAGCAACTCAGGCACAAGCGCCAGCGCTACGATCTGATCGTGGTGGACCCTCCGGCCCTCATCAAACGCAAGAAGGACATGAAGGCGGGCGTGGAGGCTTATCATCGGCTCAACCAGGCCGCCATGCAGGTGCTGAACCCCGGCGGGGTCCTGGTTTCGGCCTCCTGTTCCTTCAACCTCCCGCGCCCCACCCTGCATGACATTCTGCGCACCAGCAGCCGCCATCTGGACCGGCATCTGGTGATCCTGGGCCAGGGCTGGCAGGGACCGGACCATCCGGTTCATCCCGCCATTCCGGAGACCGAATACTTGAAGACCTTCTTCTGCCACCTGTCGATGCCGCTGTAG
- the accC gene encoding acetyl-CoA carboxylase biotin carboxylase subunit, translated as MLGKVVIANRGEIALRILRACRELGIKAVAVHSEADRDLKHVRLADESVCIGPAASRDSYLNVPAIISAAEVTDSLAIHPGYGFLSENADFAEKVIQSGFIFIGPKPETIRLMGDKVSAIEAMKKAGIPTLPGSDGPLGEDEDENLAIARRIGFPIIIKASGGGGGRGMRVVHSEANLAASIDLTRSEAGAAFGNDMVYMEKFLENPRHIEFQVIADSHGNVVHLGERDCSTQRRHQKVVEEAPAPGITQAQRDEMGMRCVQACKEIGYLGAGTFEFLYQDGQFYFIEMNTRVQVEHPVTEMVTGFDIVKEQLRIAAGEPLSIRQAEVEMRGHAIECRINAEDPTNFMPSPGLIEQFHMPGGPGIRVETHIYNGYRVPPYYDSMIGKLIAHGETRAGAIARMSTALNEMVIGGIKCNIPLLLDIVSDCAFEAGGQNIHYLEQKLGLKH; from the coding sequence ATGCTAGGTAAAGTCGTCATCGCCAATCGCGGCGAAATCGCCCTGCGCATCCTCCGGGCCTGCCGCGAACTTGGCATCAAGGCCGTCGCCGTGCATTCCGAAGCGGACCGCGATCTGAAGCACGTGCGTCTGGCCGACGAGTCGGTCTGCATCGGTCCGGCCGCGTCGCGCGACAGCTATCTGAACGTTCCCGCCATCATCAGCGCTGCCGAGGTCACCGATTCTCTAGCGATCCACCCCGGCTATGGCTTCTTGTCCGAAAACGCAGACTTTGCCGAAAAGGTGATCCAGAGCGGATTCATTTTCATCGGCCCGAAGCCGGAAACCATCCGCCTCATGGGCGACAAGGTCTCTGCCATCGAAGCGATGAAGAAGGCCGGGATTCCTACCCTGCCGGGTTCCGACGGACCGCTGGGCGAGGATGAGGACGAGAATCTGGCGATCGCCAGACGGATCGGTTTTCCCATCATCATCAAGGCTTCCGGCGGCGGCGGCGGGCGTGGAATGCGGGTCGTTCACAGCGAGGCCAATCTCGCAGCCTCCATCGACCTCACCCGAAGTGAGGCCGGTGCCGCGTTCGGGAACGACATGGTGTACATGGAGAAGTTCCTGGAGAATCCGCGTCACATCGAGTTTCAGGTGATCGCCGATTCGCACGGCAACGTGGTTCATCTGGGCGAGCGCGATTGCTCTACCCAGCGCCGCCACCAGAAGGTCGTGGAAGAAGCGCCGGCGCCCGGCATCACCCAGGCGCAGCGGGACGAGATGGGCATGCGCTGCGTGCAGGCCTGCAAGGAGATCGGCTATCTCGGTGCCGGCACCTTCGAATTCCTCTACCAGGACGGCCAGTTTTATTTCATCGAAATGAACACCCGTGTCCAGGTCGAGCATCCGGTGACCGAAATGGTCACCGGCTTCGACATCGTCAAGGAGCAGTTGCGGATCGCCGCCGGTGAGCCGCTTTCGATCCGCCAGGCGGAGGTGGAAATGCGCGGGCATGCCATCGAGTGCCGCATCAACGCCGAGGACCCGACCAATTTCATGCCGTCGCCGGGGTTGATCGAGCAGTTCCACATGCCGGGCGGCCCGGGTATCCGTGTCGAGACCCACATCTACAACGGCTATCGCGTGCCGCCTTATTACGACTCGATGATCGGCAAGCTGATCGCCCACGGCGAAACCCGTGCGGGAGCGATTGCCCGGATGAGTACGGCCTTGAATGAGATGGTGATCGGCGGCATCAAGTGCAACATTCCGCTGCTGCTCGACATCGTCAGCGACTGCGCGTTCGAGGCGGGTGGACAGAACATCCACTATCTGGAGCAGAAGCTGGGGCTCAAGCACTAA
- the dsbD gene encoding protein-disulfide reductase DsbD gives MRDTVVMRIYLLLVLWLAGMPAFAIDSRDLLPPERAFPVATRLEGSGTAVLSWDIADGYYLYRSKFKFASRPPGVRLGEPVFPEGHKKQDEFFGEVEIYRGHIEVRLPLVAETALPETLGLEVTVQGCADAGVCFPPYKRSLELKTAATSGAGALTRLAGALQGIGAGPAEGDLLPADQAFRFFAEAPNPDTVRLTWQIAPGYYLYREKFRVALRNSEGVALGGYAFPRGEPKIDEEFGAVEVFHGEVSVDIPLLRTGGGSHAITLEAGFQGCAERGVCYPPMLKTVELELPAAAEGGVSAIAGATVITEQDRIADGLWRGSLWLNMLSFLGFGILLAFTPCIFPMIPILSGVIVGHGHAITTRRAFSLSLAYVLAHALAYTGFGVLAALFGANLQAALQNPWAIGTFSALFVVLALSMFGFYQLQLPTAVQSRIAALSSKQHAGSLAGAAVMGLLSAGLVGPCVAAPLAGALIYIGRTGDALLGGLALFSLGLGMGLPLLAIGTSAGKLLPKAGMWMNAVKSVFGVAMLAVAVSMLERIVPLSVAMLLWGLLLVVSAVYMGALDALPAGASGWRKLWKGLGVAMAAYGVFMLLGVAADSRDPLQPLRGVAGSSGGAADAGPASFARVASVDELEARLGEAAAAGRWAMLDFYADWCVSCKEMDRYTFSDPAVKAKLKDIVLLKADVTENGDNDQALLQRFGLVGPPATLFFGPDRSERKPFRLVGFTEPEKFVHHLDRVFDGVR, from the coding sequence ATCGCGCCCGCCCGGTGTCCGTCTGGGCGAGCCGGTCTTCCCGGAGGGTCACAAGAAGCAGGATGAGTTTTTCGGCGAAGTCGAAATCTATCGGGGACACATCGAGGTGCGGCTGCCTCTCGTGGCGGAAACCGCACTGCCGGAGACGCTGGGACTGGAAGTGACTGTACAGGGTTGCGCCGATGCCGGCGTCTGCTTCCCGCCGTATAAGCGATCGCTCGAACTGAAAACCGCTGCGACAAGCGGCGCGGGCGCGCTCACGCGTCTGGCCGGCGCGCTCCAGGGCATCGGAGCCGGTCCGGCGGAGGGTGATCTGTTGCCGGCGGACCAGGCATTCCGCTTTTTCGCCGAGGCGCCGAACCCGGATACCGTGCGGCTGACCTGGCAGATCGCGCCCGGGTATTATCTCTACCGGGAAAAATTCCGCGTCGCCTTGCGCAATTCCGAGGGCGTCGCTCTGGGCGGCTATGCCTTCCCGCGCGGCGAGCCGAAGATCGACGAAGAGTTCGGGGCGGTGGAGGTCTTCCATGGCGAGGTGTCCGTCGACATCCCATTGCTCCGAACCGGCGGCGGTTCGCACGCCATCACCCTGGAGGCCGGATTCCAGGGTTGCGCCGAGCGAGGCGTTTGCTACCCGCCCATGCTGAAGACGGTCGAGCTTGAACTGCCCGCCGCGGCTGAGGGGGGGGTGTCCGCGATCGCCGGGGCGACCGTCATCACTGAACAGGACCGCATCGCCGACGGGCTCTGGCGTGGCTCGCTCTGGCTCAACATGCTCAGCTTCCTGGGCTTCGGCATCCTGCTCGCCTTCACTCCGTGCATTTTTCCGATGATCCCGATTCTTTCCGGCGTCATCGTCGGCCACGGTCATGCGATCACCACGCGCCGGGCGTTTTCGCTGTCGCTGGCCTATGTGCTCGCCCATGCCCTGGCTTATACGGGTTTCGGCGTGCTGGCTGCGCTGTTCGGCGCGAACCTCCAGGCTGCGCTGCAGAATCCCTGGGCGATCGGAACTTTCAGCGCCCTGTTCGTGGTGCTGGCGCTGTCCATGTTCGGCTTCTACCAGCTCCAGCTTCCCACCGCCGTGCAGTCGCGGATTGCCGCACTCAGTTCCAAGCAGCATGCCGGCAGCTTGGCCGGTGCGGCCGTGATGGGGCTGCTGTCGGCAGGGCTGGTGGGGCCCTGCGTGGCGGCGCCGCTCGCGGGGGCATTGATCTATATCGGCCGGACCGGCGATGCGCTGCTCGGCGGGCTCGCGCTGTTTTCCCTGGGGCTGGGCATGGGACTGCCGCTGCTGGCGATCGGTACCTCGGCCGGCAAGCTGCTGCCCAAGGCGGGCATGTGGATGAATGCGGTCAAATCGGTGTTCGGCGTGGCCATGCTGGCGGTCGCGGTGTCGATGCTGGAGCGGATCGTGCCGCTGTCCGTGGCCATGCTCCTGTGGGGGCTGCTGCTCGTCGTGTCGGCCGTGTACATGGGGGCGCTCGACGCGCTGCCAGCGGGCGCTTCCGGTTGGCGCAAGTTGTGGAAAGGGCTGGGAGTGGCGATGGCCGCCTATGGGGTGTTCATGCTGCTGGGCGTGGCGGCCGACAGCCGGGATCCCTTGCAGCCGTTGCGGGGTGTGGCCGGCTCGTCCGGCGGCGCTGCCGACGCCGGTCCGGCGTCTTTCGCCAGGGTTGCGAGCGTCGACGAACTGGAGGCTCGCCTGGGCGAGGCCGCCGCCGCCGGACGCTGGGCGATGCTGGATTTCTACGCGGACTGGTGTGTGTCCTGCAAGGAGATGGATCGTTACACATTCAGTGATCCCGCGGTCAAGGCGAAGCTGAAAGACATCGTGCTGCTCAAGGCCGATGTCACCGAAAACGGCGACAACGATCAGGCGCTGCTGCAACGCTTCGGCCTGGTCGGTCCGCCGGCGACCCTGTTTTTCGGCCCGGACCGGAGCGAGCGGAAACCGTTCCGGCTGGTGGGATTCACAGAGCCCGAAAAGTTCGTCCACCACCTCGACCGGGTGTTCGACGGTGTCCGATAG
- a CDS encoding DUF3426 domain-containing protein, giving the protein MFTRCPSCGTAYGISVRQLREGRGVMLCDHCGRVFNALPGLEESVPDPYSQPPKDGSGRWFRGWRRGYDEPSRPGFFLRLAWGIGSIALAIALLGQVAYFGSTRFAQDEAMRPWLVMLCDVVGCQIPPYSDVESIQIVERTLRPVPSTGGYEFRLVMANQSTAAQVFPSIVLRVVDRQGKPAAGRVFSPAEYLPKGTGMSMMPVGKSLEVRLDLAKPDRDISGFTFELI; this is encoded by the coding sequence GTGTTTACCCGCTGTCCATCCTGCGGTACGGCCTACGGCATCTCGGTGCGCCAGCTACGGGAAGGGCGAGGCGTCATGCTCTGCGATCATTGCGGCCGCGTTTTCAATGCCCTGCCGGGGCTGGAGGAGAGCGTCCCCGATCCGTACTCGCAGCCGCCGAAAGACGGCTCGGGGCGCTGGTTCCGCGGATGGAGGAGGGGTTACGACGAGCCCTCCCGCCCGGGGTTTTTCTTGCGGCTGGCCTGGGGCATCGGCAGTATCGCCTTGGCGATCGCCCTGCTCGGCCAGGTGGCGTATTTCGGCAGTACCCGTTTTGCCCAGGACGAGGCCATGCGGCCGTGGCTGGTGATGCTATGCGATGTGGTGGGTTGCCAGATCCCGCCCTACAGCGACGTCGAGTCGATCCAGATCGTCGAGCGGACCCTGCGGCCGGTGCCTTCCACCGGCGGCTATGAATTCCGTCTGGTCATGGCTAACCAGTCCACGGCGGCCCAGGTGTTTCCTTCGATCGTCCTGCGGGTGGTCGACCGCCAGGGGAAGCCGGCCGCGGGCAGGGTGTTTTCCCCGGCGGAGTATCTGCCCAAGGGTACCGGCATGTCCATGATGCCGGTTGGCAAGTCTCTGGAAGTCCGTCTGGATCTGGCGAAGCCGGATCGGGACATCAGCGGTTTCACCTTCGAATTGATCTGA
- a CDS encoding TlpA disulfide reductase family protein — protein MSDRIVLIAVAVLAVMVGAAAQRWLSAGSAEWQGPESAFPDLSGKPVRLSDERSEVLMLNFWASWCEPCREEMPVLDRLYAEFRPRGLRIVGIALEDREGVAAFLRKFPVGYPILVGEQGGDALAARLGNSAGGLPFTAVLDASGRVLATHLGPQTRPRFLADIEPRLAPSR, from the coding sequence GTGTCCGATAGGATCGTCCTGATCGCAGTCGCCGTGCTGGCCGTTATGGTGGGAGCGGCGGCGCAACGCTGGCTGTCCGCCGGTTCGGCCGAATGGCAGGGGCCGGAATCCGCGTTTCCGGACCTCTCGGGGAAGCCCGTGCGCCTGTCGGATGAACGCTCCGAAGTGCTGATGCTGAATTTCTGGGCCAGTTGGTGCGAGCCGTGCCGGGAGGAAATGCCGGTGCTGGACCGGCTGTATGCGGAGTTCAGGCCGCGCGGGCTCAGGATCGTAGGCATCGCGCTGGAGGACCGGGAAGGGGTCGCGGCGTTTCTGCGGAAGTTTCCGGTCGGCTATCCCATCCTGGTCGGCGAGCAGGGCGGCGACGCGTTGGCGGCGCGTCTCGGGAATTCCGCGGGAGGGTTGCCTTTCACCGCGGTTTTAGATGCCAGCGGCCGGGTGCTCGCGACTCATCTGGGTCCCCAGACGCGGCCCCGGTTCCTGGCTGATATCGAGCCCCGGCTTGCTCCTTCCAGGTGA
- the prmC gene encoding peptide chain release factor N(5)-glutamine methyltransferase translates to MATLSIEAALANAIRLLGSVSDTARLDAEVLLARSIGKNRAFLRAWPERLLRAEEEQCFRAYVAQRAHGVPVAYLTGEREFWSRSFHVSPEVLIPRPETELLVELAIEAIRRENRPRILDLGTGSGAIAVTLALECPEAEIWAVDVSEPALAVARRNAAELGAKAIRFLQGYWLGPLPANVRFDLIVSNPPYIGPADPHLLSGDVRYEPRQALVSADNGLQDITLVAESAHQALTAGGRLMFEHGYDQAAAVADILNDMGYRDIRHYRDMQGYERVTAARRSAQD, encoded by the coding sequence GTGGCGACACTCTCCATCGAAGCGGCCCTGGCCAATGCCATCAGGCTGCTGGGCTCTGTCAGCGACACGGCCCGGCTCGATGCCGAAGTGCTGCTGGCACGCTCGATCGGGAAAAACCGCGCCTTTCTGCGAGCCTGGCCCGAACGCCTGCTGCGAGCCGAGGAAGAGCAGTGCTTTCGGGCTTACGTCGCCCAGCGCGCTCACGGTGTCCCGGTCGCCTATCTGACGGGAGAAAGGGAGTTCTGGTCCAGATCCTTCCATGTCTCCCCCGAGGTGCTGATTCCGCGGCCGGAGACGGAGCTGCTGGTGGAACTGGCCATCGAGGCGATTCGCCGCGAAAACCGGCCCCGCATCCTCGATCTGGGCACCGGCAGCGGCGCCATCGCCGTGACTTTGGCCCTGGAGTGTCCGGAGGCGGAAATCTGGGCCGTGGACGTCAGCGAACCCGCTCTTGCCGTCGCCCGCCGCAACGCCGCCGAACTCGGCGCCAAGGCGATCCGATTCCTCCAGGGATACTGGCTCGGGCCTTTGCCGGCCAACGTCCGCTTCGACCTGATCGTCAGCAACCCGCCCTACATCGGCCCCGCCGACCCGCACCTGCTGAGCGGCGACGTCCGGTACGAGCCGCGCCAGGCACTGGTATCCGCTGACAACGGCCTGCAGGACATTACCCTGGTCGCCGAAAGCGCCCACCAGGCGCTGACAGCCGGCGGCAGGCTGATGTTCGAGCACGGCTACGACCAGGCCGCCGCGGTCGCGGACATTCTCAACGACATGGGCTACCGCGACATCCGCCACTACCGGGACATGCAGGGCTACGAGCGCGTCACTGCGGCGAGGCGCAGCGCCCAGGATTGA
- the accB gene encoding acetyl-CoA carboxylase biotin carboxyl carrier protein: protein MDIRKIKKLIEIIEESGIAEIEIREGEEAVRISRYASSVAAPVAVAAPAMPAAVSPVAGGLSPTPPADAPKEITGHEVRSPMVGTFYRAPSPGSKVFVEVGQRVEVGDTLCIIEAMKILNQIEADKSGIVSRILVENGQPVEYNQPLFVIE from the coding sequence ATGGACATTAGAAAAATAAAAAAACTGATCGAAATCATCGAAGAATCGGGTATCGCGGAAATCGAGATTCGCGAGGGGGAGGAAGCCGTCCGCATCAGCCGCTACGCCTCGAGCGTCGCGGCTCCGGTCGCCGTGGCGGCGCCGGCGATGCCCGCGGCGGTGTCCCCGGTTGCCGGCGGGTTGTCGCCAACGCCTCCCGCCGATGCGCCCAAGGAAATCACCGGCCACGAGGTACGCTCCCCCATGGTGGGCACTTTCTATCGGGCACCCTCGCCCGGTTCCAAGGTATTCGTGGAAGTGGGCCAGCGGGTCGAAGTCGGCGATACGCTCTGCATCATCGAAGCGATGAAAATCCTCAATCAGATCGAAGCCGACAAGTCCGGCATAGTGAGCAGGATACTGGTGGAGAACGGCCAGCCGGTGGAGTACAACCAGCCGCTGTTCGTGATCGAATAG
- the prfA gene encoding peptide chain release factor 1 — protein sequence MNPSVQQKLEHLSHRFEEITGLLATPEVQNDQNRFKALSREYAQLEPCVACFRHYQETLDNIEYAQALLQDQDPGVRSLAREELDAGRERSEALELELQILLLPRDPNDERNVFLEVRAGTGGAEAAIFAGDLQRMYSRYAEQRGWKTEIVGESEGEHGGYKEVVMRISGQNVYSRLKFEAGTHRVQRVPATEAQGRIHTSACTVAILPEVDEVEIDINPADLRVDTFRASGAGGQHVNRTDSAIRITHIPTGTVVECQDERSQHKNRARAMSLLQARILAAAQDKQNSEIAASRRLQVGSGDRSERIRTYNFPQGRLTDHRINLTLYRLDAIMEGDLDPVIDPLMQEHQADMLASLAET from the coding sequence GTGAATCCCTCCGTTCAGCAGAAACTCGAGCACCTGTCCCATCGCTTCGAAGAAATCACCGGCCTCCTGGCCACTCCGGAAGTCCAGAACGATCAAAACCGGTTCAAGGCACTGAGCCGGGAATACGCCCAGCTCGAACCCTGCGTCGCCTGTTTCCGGCACTACCAGGAAACACTGGACAACATCGAATACGCGCAAGCGCTGCTGCAGGATCAAGACCCCGGAGTTCGCAGCCTGGCGCGGGAAGAGCTCGATGCCGGCCGGGAGCGCAGCGAAGCTCTGGAACTGGAGTTGCAAATCCTGCTGCTGCCGCGCGATCCCAACGACGAGCGCAATGTGTTCCTCGAAGTCCGTGCCGGCACCGGCGGTGCGGAAGCGGCAATCTTCGCCGGCGACCTGCAGCGCATGTACAGCCGCTATGCCGAACAGCGGGGGTGGAAGACTGAGATCGTCGGCGAAAGCGAGGGCGAGCATGGCGGCTACAAGGAGGTCGTGATGCGCATCAGCGGCCAGAACGTCTATTCGCGGCTCAAATTCGAAGCCGGTACCCACCGGGTGCAGCGGGTGCCCGCCACCGAGGCCCAGGGCCGCATCCACACCTCGGCCTGTACGGTGGCGATCCTGCCGGAAGTCGACGAGGTCGAGATCGACATCAACCCCGCCGACCTCCGTGTCGACACCTTTCGAGCCTCCGGGGCCGGCGGCCAGCACGTGAATCGGACCGATTCGGCCATACGCATCACCCACATCCCGACCGGCACCGTGGTGGAGTGCCAGGACGAACGCTCCCAGCACAAGAACCGGGCGCGCGCCATGTCCCTGCTTCAGGCTCGTATTCTGGCCGCGGCTCAGGACAAGCAGAATTCCGAAATCGCAGCATCGCGCAGACTGCAGGTCGGCAGCGGCGACCGCTCCGAACGCATCCGCACCTACAACTTCCCGCAGGGGCGGCTCACCGATCACCGCATCAATCTCACTTTGTACCGGCTGGACGCCATCATGGAAGGCGATCTCGACCCGGTGATCGATCCCCTGATGCAGGAGCATCAGGCCGACATGCTGGCCAGCCTGGCCGAAACCTGA